AGCTGCTACGCCGAGGCCGGCCCGGCCCCGGCCCTGAACCAGCCCCACGTGCTGACCGAGAAGAGCGTCCGGCTCACCGGCGAGGGCGCCAACGTGGTGCGCAGCGGTCCGGGTGCGGGCTTCGCCATGGTCGCGGCCTTCCCCGCCGGCGCCGAGTTCGTCGTCATCGCCAAGAAGGACGAGTGGTACAACGTGCGCCTCTCGGACACCCGCACCGCGTGGGTGCACGCCTCGCTGTGCGAGGAGTTCGACGACATGTCCGACCTCGAGTTCCGGCCCAACCCGCGGCTCTTCTCGCGCGTGGGCAGCTTCAGCCTGACGGCCTACGCGGGGGGCTACGCCTTCGACCGCAAGTCCAACTCGCTCGCCCTCGGCGGGCGGGTGGGCTACTACGTGCTCGAGTACGTGGGCGTCGAGGGCAACCTGGGCTGGACCCACGTGCAGCGTCCGGCCGAGATCGTCGAATCCCTCTTCGGGCTCACCCTCGAGGAGGAGGATTTCCACATGCTGTACTACGCCCTGAACCTGAACGCGAAGATCCTGCCCGGACGCCAGATGGTGCCCTACGTCACCATCGGCCTGGGCAGCACGATCATGCAGGGCGAGACCGAGAGCGGCGTGAACTACGGGGCGGGGCTGAACTTCTTCGTCAGCCAGGCCACCGCCGTCAGCTTCGACTTCCGCAGCTACACCATGCAGTCCGGCTCGGCGGCGGCCCGCCGCGAGAACACGAATTTCGAGTTCTCGGTGGGCACGTCGTTCCTGTTCTAGAAGGAGAGATCCATGCGTGACGTCCGCCTTCCCCTGCCTTCGGTGACCCGCCTGGTCGTGGCCTGCGGCCTGGTCGGCCTGGCCATCGTGCTGGGCGGCCCGGCGGCCGACGGGGGCGAGCCCCGGCCCTTCACCGCCCGCGCCGGCCTGGACCTGGCGGCCGACGCCGCCCGCACCTGGGCGGCCGACGCCGAGCTCGTCTACCTCGAGAACGACGAGCCCCTCGCGGCCGACGGCACCGCCGCGCGCTGGGGCTACCTCTTCCGCTCCCGCGCGAGCGGCGAGTCGCGGGCCTACACCCTGCGCGACGGCCGCGTGCTCGAGGCCTCGGACCTCGA
This window of the bacterium genome carries:
- a CDS encoding outer membrane beta-barrel domain-containing protein → MRRLLKGYQREPLWRSGLRQTVAGFVIVLWGLTVWSCYAEAGPAPALNQPHVLTEKSVRLTGEGANVVRSGPGAGFAMVAAFPAGAEFVVIAKKDEWYNVRLSDTRTAWVHASLCEEFDDMSDLEFRPNPRLFSRVGSFSLTAYAGGYAFDRKSNSLALGGRVGYYVLEYVGVEGNLGWTHVQRPAEIVESLFGLTLEEEDFHMLYYALNLNAKILPGRQMVPYVTIGLGSTIMQGETESGVNYGAGLNFFVSQATAVSFDFRSYTMQSGSAAARRENTNFEFSVGTSFLF
- a CDS encoding PepSY domain-containing protein, whose amino-acid sequence is MRDVRLPLPSVTRLVVACGLVGLAIVLGGPAADGGEPRPFTARAGLDLAADAARTWAADAELVYLENDEPLAADGTAARWGYLFRSRASGESRAYTLRDGRVLEASDLDFDLDAPPLPDTWLDSAAVLAAAEKEAGARFRAAHGGRVGTMFLIRGALHEKKPDRSTWAVVYTAPDRPNLLVIVDAASGDVVRTWEG